One window of Nocardioides dongkuii genomic DNA carries:
- a CDS encoding type II toxin-antitoxin system PemK/MazF family toxin produces the protein MRRLLSRLVRPGRSPRLPRLRRASRAASVPSGDVLGYDPRPDGLPDPGEVVWAWVAYEDDPQQGKDRPVLLIGRRGDRLLGLMLTSQDHDRDAADEARHGRHWMDVGTGDWDRERRPSEVRLDRLLELDPAGVRREGAALDPATFDAVLVAARPFLGGPRT, from the coding sequence GTGCGTCGACTCCTCTCCCGCCTGGTCCGTCCCGGTCGCTCACCCCGCCTGCCCCGCCTGCGCCGCGCCTCTCGTGCGGCCTCGGTCCCGAGCGGCGACGTCCTGGGCTACGACCCCCGCCCCGACGGGCTCCCCGACCCGGGCGAGGTGGTGTGGGCGTGGGTCGCCTACGAGGACGACCCGCAGCAGGGCAAGGACCGGCCGGTGCTGCTGATCGGGCGGCGGGGGGACCGGCTGCTCGGCCTGATGCTCACCAGTCAGGACCACGACCGCGACGCCGCCGACGAGGCCCGCCACGGCCGGCACTGGATGGACGTCGGCACCGGCGACTGGGACCGCGAGCGCCGGCCCAGCGAGGTGCGCCTGGACCGGCTCCTCGAGCTCGACCCCGCCGGCGTACGCCGCGAGGGCGCCGCGCTCGACCCCGCGACCTTCGACGCGGTGCTGGTCGCTGCGCGGCCCTTCCTGGGTGGACCCCGCACGTAG
- a CDS encoding ABC transporter substrate-binding protein has product MTASLVLAGCDGDAGPSPEPTPDAPVSKARLTFGVWGTEDELASYESMVEQFNETSETSRVVVEPYPDRDALAAALTDEDERPDVFLASRSELAWLREENLNVPVDELLDERGVAFGDRYSRAALEAFSADRRLQCMPYGISPMVMFYNTELVDFDRMAERGLDVPAEERTRWTFDQFEEAARFATRKRRGIKGVHVDPTLRSLAPFIYSGGGSLFNDAEDPTSLTLADDNSREALARTLEVLRDPTVTLSEEQLARRTPLEWFERGRVGMIEGYRSMVPRLRSVPGLEFDVIAMPILDSAATTGDITGTCIAEDAENIPAAADFLVHALSSEAVSEVARAGYLVPANQDVALTDDFLQPGREPEHASVFTSSVAAMRIPPLIDVWTELDAAVEPTLEEMFTVPVLDDLEEITTRIDEISRTVLDPPDPTDAPSDGSSDDSSDDAEE; this is encoded by the coding sequence ATGACGGCCTCGCTGGTGCTCGCCGGGTGCGACGGCGACGCCGGTCCCAGCCCGGAGCCGACGCCCGACGCGCCGGTGTCCAAGGCCCGGCTGACCTTCGGGGTGTGGGGCACCGAGGACGAGCTGGCGTCGTACGAGTCGATGGTCGAGCAGTTCAACGAGACCTCCGAGACCAGCCGGGTCGTCGTCGAGCCGTACCCCGACCGCGACGCGCTCGCCGCCGCGCTGACCGACGAGGACGAGCGTCCCGACGTGTTCCTGGCCTCGCGCAGCGAGCTGGCCTGGCTGCGGGAGGAGAACCTGAACGTCCCCGTCGACGAGCTGCTCGACGAGCGGGGGGTGGCCTTCGGCGACCGCTACTCGCGCGCCGCGCTCGAGGCGTTCTCCGCCGACCGGCGCCTGCAGTGCATGCCCTACGGCATCTCACCGATGGTGATGTTCTACAACACCGAGCTCGTCGACTTCGACCGGATGGCCGAGCGCGGTCTCGACGTGCCGGCCGAGGAGCGCACCCGCTGGACCTTCGACCAGTTCGAGGAGGCCGCGCGGTTCGCGACCCGCAAGCGCCGCGGCATCAAGGGCGTCCACGTCGACCCGACGCTGCGCTCGCTGGCGCCGTTCATCTACTCCGGCGGCGGCTCGCTGTTCAACGACGCCGAGGACCCCACCAGCCTGACCCTCGCCGACGACAACTCCCGCGAGGCGCTCGCCCGCACCCTGGAGGTGCTCCGCGACCCCACGGTCACGCTGTCCGAGGAGCAGCTCGCCCGGCGCACGCCGCTGGAGTGGTTCGAGCGCGGCCGGGTCGGCATGATCGAGGGCTACCGGTCCATGGTGCCCCGGCTGCGGTCGGTCCCGGGCCTGGAGTTCGACGTGATCGCGATGCCGATCCTGGACAGCGCGGCGACGACCGGCGACATCACCGGCACCTGCATCGCCGAGGACGCCGAGAACATCCCGGCGGCCGCCGACTTCCTGGTGCACGCGCTCTCGAGCGAGGCCGTCAGCGAGGTGGCCCGCGCCGGCTACCTCGTGCCCGCCAACCAGGACGTCGCGCTCACCGACGACTTCCTGCAGCCGGGCCGCGAGCCCGAGCACGCCTCCGTGTTCACCTCGAGCGTGGCCGCGATGCGGATCCCGCCGCTCATCGACGTGTGGACCGAGCTGGACGCCGCGGTCGAGCCCACCCTCGAGGAGATGTTCACGGTGCCGGTGCTCGACGACCTCGAGGAGATCACCACCCGCATCGACGAGATCTCCCGGACGGTGCTCGACCCGCCCGACCCCACCGACGCGCCGTCGGACGGGTCCTCGGACGACTCCTCGGACGACGCCGAGGAGTAG
- a CDS encoding DUF3000 domain-containing protein produces MVVRQETHPETGAAASPPEFRAAVLSMRAATMRPEVLCEEMPAPQRIAPHAAALSADVTVDDTDIGTGRIILLHDPAGNEAWDGTFRCVAYARAEIEVEMITDPMLAEVGWSWLTEALDAHGATYGAAAGSVTRVATESFGGMAGEGGTAQIEIRASWTPTAEEGTPLDVARHVEAWGELLCTAAGLPPVPDGVAVMPSRRGQRGTPR; encoded by the coding sequence ATGGTCGTGCGTCAGGAGACGCACCCGGAGACGGGTGCGGCGGCGAGCCCCCCGGAGTTCCGGGCGGCGGTGCTGAGCATGCGCGCCGCAACGATGCGGCCCGAGGTGCTGTGCGAGGAGATGCCGGCCCCCCAGCGGATCGCGCCGCACGCCGCGGCGCTGTCGGCCGACGTCACCGTCGACGACACCGACATCGGCACCGGGCGGATCATCCTTTTGCACGACCCGGCCGGCAACGAGGCCTGGGACGGTACCTTCCGGTGCGTCGCCTACGCCCGTGCCGAGATCGAGGTCGAGATGATCACCGACCCGATGCTCGCCGAGGTGGGCTGGTCTTGGCTGACCGAGGCGCTCGACGCCCACGGCGCGACGTACGGCGCCGCCGCCGGCTCGGTCACGCGGGTCGCGACCGAGAGCTTCGGCGGCATGGCCGGCGAGGGCGGCACCGCGCAGATCGAGATCCGCGCCTCCTGGACCCCCACCGCCGAGGAGGGGACCCCGCTCGACGTCGCCCGCCACGTCGAGGCCTGGGGCGAGCTCCTCTGCACCGCCGCCGGCCTGCCGCCCGTGCCCGACGGGGTCGCGGTGATGCCGAGCCGTCGGGGTCAACGGGGCACGCCGCGTTGA
- a CDS encoding NYN domain-containing protein, translating into MPPTHARLAVLIDADNTSPRHATALLEEVAKYGVPTVKRAYGDWTTQNLVGWKVELNRNAIHPIQQFAYTARKNSTDSALIIDAMDLLYTGDLDAFAIVSSDSDFTRLVTRLRESGKTVYGFGRRRTPESLVAACDKFIYLEILDQDAEPDERVGVDAADDADPDEPDESTPLPNLQSILAKAINATSQDDGWARLDAVGSWLSTRHASFDPRNYGASKLVDLVRGERFVEVDQPDSGQLRVRLKGGRRTTTASATPPEASTTPAKTPAKDAPKTATKTAAKRTTKRTTKRTPAPDQSS; encoded by the coding sequence GTGCCCCCCACCCACGCCCGCCTCGCGGTCCTCATCGACGCCGACAACACCTCCCCGCGCCACGCGACCGCGCTGCTCGAGGAGGTCGCCAAGTACGGCGTGCCGACGGTCAAGCGCGCGTACGGCGACTGGACCACGCAGAACCTCGTCGGCTGGAAGGTGGAGCTGAACCGCAACGCGATCCACCCGATCCAGCAGTTCGCCTACACCGCGCGCAAGAACTCCACCGACTCCGCGCTGATCATCGACGCGATGGACCTGCTCTACACCGGCGACCTCGACGCCTTCGCGATCGTCTCCAGCGACAGCGACTTCACCCGCCTGGTGACCCGGCTGCGCGAGTCCGGCAAGACCGTCTACGGCTTCGGGCGGCGGCGTACGCCGGAGTCGCTGGTGGCGGCGTGCGACAAGTTCATCTACCTCGAGATCCTCGACCAGGACGCCGAGCCGGACGAGCGGGTCGGCGTGGACGCCGCCGACGACGCCGACCCCGACGAGCCCGACGAGTCGACCCCGCTGCCCAACCTGCAGTCGATCCTCGCCAAGGCGATCAACGCGACCTCCCAGGACGACGGCTGGGCCCGCCTGGACGCGGTCGGCAGCTGGCTCAGCACCCGGCACGCGTCGTTCGACCCGCGCAACTACGGCGCGTCCAAGCTCGTCGACCTGGTCCGCGGCGAGCGGTTCGTGGAGGTCGACCAGCCCGACTCCGGTCAGCTGCGGGTGCGGCTCAAGGGCGGGCGGCGGACGACGACCGCGAGCGCGACCCCGCCCGAGGCGAGCACGACGCCGGCCAAGACGCCGGCCAAGGACGCGCCCAAGACGGCGACGAAGACGGCGGCGAAGCGCACCACCAAGCGGACGACGAAGCGGACCCCCGCCCCGGATCAGAGCTCGTAG
- a CDS encoding HRDC domain-containing protein, with protein MTSENPVERTEGDPPEELDVPEAEPAPLLTLRDGLPPVIDTPPALAEFCERLAAGTGPVAIDAERASGYRYSNRAYLVQLRREGAGTALVDPIGFESLAPLQEVLEGTEWILHAATQDLPCLAEIGLHPTALFDTELAGRLLGHPRVGLATLVETVLGFRMKKEHSAVDWSTRPLPAPWLEYAALDVEVLVELREALGRELDEAGKAEWARQEFEFLRHFEPTPRVEAWRRTSGMHRVRGRRGLAAVRALWETRDQLAEQRDVTPGRLIPDAAIVAAAQALPTDRAALLATKGFHGRGAERYASKWVAALRTAAELDESELPARSPRGDGPPLPRAWAEKDPVAARRLVLARAAMTELAEQHHLPVENLLTPDFLRRTLWSPPRTRDPEVLADEVAAALAALGARPWQVELTAPVVTEAVLRADVEPVEVPPEELEAAAADLPED; from the coding sequence TTGACCTCCGAGAACCCCGTCGAGCGCACCGAGGGCGACCCGCCCGAGGAGCTGGACGTCCCCGAGGCCGAGCCCGCCCCGCTGCTCACGCTGCGCGACGGCCTGCCCCCCGTCATCGACACCCCGCCCGCGCTCGCGGAGTTCTGCGAGCGGCTCGCCGCCGGCACCGGCCCGGTGGCGATCGACGCCGAGCGCGCCTCGGGCTACCGCTACTCCAACCGCGCCTACCTCGTGCAGCTGCGCCGCGAGGGCGCCGGCACCGCGCTCGTCGACCCGATCGGGTTCGAGTCGCTCGCGCCCCTCCAGGAGGTCCTCGAGGGCACCGAGTGGATCCTGCACGCCGCCACCCAGGACCTCCCGTGCCTGGCGGAGATCGGCCTGCACCCCACCGCGCTCTTCGACACCGAGCTCGCCGGCCGCCTGCTCGGCCACCCGCGGGTCGGGCTCGCGACCCTGGTCGAGACCGTGCTCGGCTTCCGGATGAAGAAGGAGCACTCCGCGGTCGACTGGTCGACCCGCCCGCTCCCCGCACCGTGGCTGGAGTACGCCGCCCTGGACGTCGAGGTCCTCGTCGAGCTGCGCGAGGCGCTGGGCCGCGAGCTCGACGAGGCCGGCAAGGCCGAGTGGGCGCGCCAGGAGTTCGAGTTCCTGCGGCACTTCGAGCCGACCCCCCGCGTCGAGGCCTGGCGGCGTACCTCAGGCATGCACCGGGTCCGCGGACGCCGCGGGCTGGCCGCGGTGCGCGCGCTCTGGGAGACCCGCGACCAGCTCGCCGAGCAGCGCGACGTGACCCCCGGCCGGCTCATCCCCGACGCCGCGATCGTCGCCGCCGCCCAGGCGCTGCCGACCGACCGCGCCGCCCTGCTCGCGACCAAGGGCTTCCACGGCCGCGGCGCGGAGCGCTACGCCTCGAAGTGGGTCGCCGCCCTGCGCACCGCGGCCGAGCTCGACGAGAGCGAGCTGCCGGCCCGCTCGCCCCGCGGCGACGGCCCGCCGCTGCCGCGCGCCTGGGCCGAGAAGGACCCCGTCGCCGCCCGCCGCCTGGTGCTGGCGCGGGCCGCGATGACCGAGCTCGCCGAGCAGCACCACCTCCCGGTCGAGAACCTGCTCACCCCCGACTTCCTGCGCCGCACCCTGTGGTCCCCGCCGCGCACGCGCGACCCCGAGGTGCTGGCCGACGAGGTCGCGGCGGCCCTGGCCGCGCTCGGTGCCCGCCCGTGGCAGGTCGAGCTCACCGCCCCGGTGGTCACCGAGGCGGTGCTGCGTGCCGACGTGGAGCCGGTGGAGGTGCCGCCCGAGGAGCTCGAGGCGGCCGCCGCGGATCTGCCCGAGGACTGA
- the hemE gene encoding uroporphyrinogen decarboxylase codes for MSTVTSLADSAFLKAARGEPVPHTPVWFMRQAGRSLPEYLRVREGVGMLESCMNPELVVEITMQPVRRYGVDAAIFFSDIVLPLKAVGVDLDIKPGVGPVVAEPVRTLADVEAIPDLTPEHVPFITEAVRGLVGELGGTPLIGFAGAPFTVASYLVEGGPSKEHARTKAMMFGAPDVWDALMRKIAGIAAAYLEVQVGAGASAVQLFDSWAGALTPADYREHVMPHSARVLERAGALGVPRIHFGVGTTNLLGLMGEAGADVVGVDWRTPLENAIPMVGDRAVQGNLDPTLVFAPTDVMTARAAEVIEAGRAAKGHVFNLGHGVIPSTDPDQLARLTEFVQSYEL; via the coding sequence ATGAGTACCGTCACCTCCCTCGCCGACAGCGCCTTCCTCAAGGCGGCGCGCGGCGAGCCGGTGCCGCACACGCCGGTGTGGTTCATGCGCCAGGCGGGCCGGTCGCTGCCGGAGTACCTCCGGGTGCGCGAGGGCGTCGGCATGCTGGAGTCCTGCATGAACCCCGAGCTGGTCGTCGAGATCACGATGCAGCCGGTCCGCCGGTACGGCGTGGACGCCGCGATCTTCTTCTCCGACATCGTGCTCCCGCTCAAGGCGGTCGGCGTCGACCTCGACATCAAGCCGGGCGTCGGCCCGGTCGTCGCCGAGCCGGTGCGCACTCTCGCGGACGTCGAGGCGATCCCCGACCTGACGCCCGAGCACGTCCCGTTCATCACCGAGGCGGTCCGCGGCCTCGTCGGCGAGCTCGGCGGCACGCCGCTGATCGGCTTCGCGGGCGCGCCGTTCACGGTGGCGTCGTACCTCGTCGAGGGCGGGCCGTCCAAGGAGCACGCCCGCACCAAGGCGATGATGTTCGGCGCCCCCGACGTCTGGGACGCGTTGATGCGCAAGATCGCCGGCATCGCCGCGGCGTACCTCGAGGTCCAGGTGGGCGCGGGCGCCTCCGCCGTCCAGCTCTTCGACTCCTGGGCGGGCGCGCTGACGCCGGCCGACTACCGCGAGCACGTGATGCCGCACTCCGCGCGCGTCCTCGAGCGCGCCGGTGCGCTGGGCGTGCCGCGGATCCACTTCGGGGTCGGCACGACGAACCTGCTCGGCCTGATGGGCGAGGCCGGCGCGGACGTCGTCGGCGTCGACTGGCGCACTCCGCTGGAGAACGCGATCCCGATGGTGGGGGACCGCGCCGTCCAGGGCAACCTCGACCCGACGCTGGTCTTCGCGCCGACCGACGTGATGACCGCCCGGGCCGCCGAGGTCATCGAGGCCGGGCGCGCGGCGAAGGGGCACGTCTTCAACCTCGGCCACGGCGTGATCCCGTCGACCGACCCCGACCAGCTCGCCCGGCTGACGGAGTTCGTGCAGTCCTACGAGCTCTGA